A single window of Nitrospirota bacterium DNA harbors:
- a CDS encoding outer membrane lipoprotein-sorting protein — MIRYLIVLLIMLLPFEAFALTAEEVMKKSQAAFLYQGKDFKARVMMKLISKGGAERIRELTMLRKNYGDVGGDQKYFIYFFQPADVRDMTFMVYKYPAKDDDRWLFVPAINMVRRIAAQDKRSSFVGSDFTYEDVSGRDIEDDTHAIVKEERLGARDCYVVKSTPKAGDVDYSYKISWIDKTNFLPLKEEYYDRKGELYKVFTADEIKDVKGFPTVTKRTMKNLQSGHRTEVTYTKANYNIGLPDDAFTERYLRKPERRWID, encoded by the coding sequence GAAAAAATCGCAGGCTGCCTTTTTATATCAGGGTAAAGATTTTAAGGCAAGAGTGATGATGAAGCTCATAAGTAAAGGTGGTGCGGAGAGGATAAGGGAACTTACCATGTTGAGAAAGAATTATGGCGATGTAGGCGGTGACCAGAAATACTTTATCTACTTCTTTCAGCCTGCTGATGTGAGGGATATGACATTTATGGTCTATAAGTATCCTGCGAAAGACGATGACAGATGGCTCTTTGTCCCTGCCATAAACATGGTAAGACGCATTGCTGCACAGGACAAGCGTTCAAGTTTCGTAGGCTCCGATTTCACTTATGAAGATGTCTCTGGAAGGGACATCGAGGATGATACACATGCTATTGTAAAAGAAGAAAGACTTGGAGCAAGGGACTGTTATGTTGTAAAGAGCACACCAAAGGCTGGAGATGTAGATTATAGCTACAAAATCTCATGGATCGATAAGACCAATTTTTTACCTCTGAAAGAAGAATATTATGACAGGAAAGGTGAATTATACAAAGTCTTCACAGCTGACGAAATTAAAGATGTAAAGGGCTTTCCTACAGTTACAAAAAGGACTATGAAAAACCTCCAGAGTGGACACAGGACTGAGGTCACATACACAAAAGCAAATTATAACATAGGGTTACCTGACGATGCATTCACAGAAAGGTATCTCAGAAAGCCTGAAAGAAGATGGATTGATTAA